In the genome of Nitrospira japonica, one region contains:
- a CDS encoding fumarate reductase/succinate dehydrogenase flavoprotein subunit, which yields MVRLDSKVPSGPLETKWDRHRFTEKLVSPNNKQAIKIIVVGTGLAGASAASTLGQLGYHVDCFCFHDSPRRAHSIAAQGGINAAKNYQDDGDSIARLFYDTVKGGDFRSREANVYRLAQVSTQIIDQCVALGVPFAREYGGQLANRSFGGVQVSRTFYCRGQTGQQLLLGAYSALCWQIERGQVVMHPRTEMLDLIVVDGHARGIVVRDLISGRLDVHVAQAVVLATGGYSNIFYLSTNATGSNVTATYRAWKEGAAFANPCFTQIHPTAIPPSEEHQAKLTLMSESLRNDGRMWVPKRAGDSRAPEQILESERDYFLERRYPRFGNLVPRDVASRAVKTVCDEGCGVGPGGHGVYLDFAEVIEREGLGLVRERYGNLFEMYQRITGEDAYKAPMRIYPAPHYTMGGLWVDYNLMSTIPGLFVVGEANFADHGANRLGASSLMQGLADGYFILPYTIGHYLATTKSAPITRDHPDARAAVERVTIRSTKLLQGNGTRTAASFHRALGHIMWNACGMARRRAGLHHALQTIPPLRHDFWRQVAIPGSGETFNQQLEYAGRVADFLEFAELLCHDALHREESCGAHFREEHQTPDGEPIRDDERFAYVAAWEYQPDGTPILHKEPLVFEFVKPAMRNYQ from the coding sequence ATGGTCCGCCTCGATTCAAAAGTGCCGTCGGGTCCCTTGGAAACCAAATGGGATCGGCACCGGTTTACCGAGAAACTCGTCAGCCCCAACAACAAACAGGCCATCAAGATCATCGTCGTCGGAACAGGGCTGGCGGGAGCCAGCGCCGCTTCCACCTTGGGACAGCTCGGTTATCACGTCGACTGCTTCTGTTTTCATGACAGTCCGCGCCGCGCTCACAGCATCGCTGCCCAAGGCGGCATCAATGCGGCCAAGAATTACCAGGACGACGGCGACAGCATCGCCCGCCTGTTCTATGACACCGTCAAGGGAGGGGATTTCCGCTCCCGCGAAGCGAACGTCTATCGATTGGCTCAGGTCAGCACGCAGATCATCGATCAATGCGTCGCACTGGGCGTCCCCTTCGCCCGCGAGTACGGGGGACAGTTGGCGAACCGCTCATTTGGGGGCGTGCAAGTCTCGCGCACGTTCTATTGCCGGGGACAAACAGGTCAGCAATTGCTGCTGGGCGCCTATTCGGCGCTCTGCTGGCAAATCGAACGGGGCCAGGTCGTCATGCATCCGCGGACTGAAATGCTCGATTTGATCGTCGTCGACGGTCATGCCCGTGGGATCGTGGTCCGCGATCTGATTTCCGGACGGCTCGACGTGCATGTGGCGCAGGCCGTGGTCCTCGCGACAGGAGGGTACAGCAATATCTTCTATCTCTCGACGAATGCGACCGGCTCCAATGTGACCGCGACCTATCGGGCCTGGAAAGAAGGCGCCGCATTTGCCAATCCCTGTTTCACCCAGATCCATCCGACCGCCATTCCGCCGAGTGAGGAGCATCAGGCCAAACTGACCCTCATGTCCGAATCGCTTCGCAATGATGGAAGAATGTGGGTGCCCAAACGGGCTGGGGATTCACGGGCGCCTGAGCAGATTCTCGAGTCCGAGCGGGATTATTTTCTTGAACGGCGATACCCGCGGTTTGGCAACCTCGTGCCGCGAGACGTGGCGTCACGTGCCGTGAAAACCGTATGCGACGAGGGATGCGGAGTCGGACCGGGCGGCCATGGCGTCTATCTCGATTTTGCCGAGGTGATTGAGCGGGAAGGGCTGGGGCTGGTTCGGGAACGCTACGGCAATCTGTTTGAGATGTATCAGCGCATCACGGGAGAAGATGCCTATAAAGCTCCGATGCGGATCTATCCGGCACCGCACTATACAATGGGTGGCCTCTGGGTCGACTACAATCTCATGAGCACCATTCCAGGCCTTTTCGTCGTCGGCGAGGCCAATTTCGCCGACCATGGAGCCAATCGACTGGGAGCCAGCTCGTTGATGCAGGGATTGGCCGACGGGTACTTCATCCTGCCGTATACGATCGGACATTATCTGGCCACGACCAAGAGCGCGCCGATCACGCGTGATCATCCCGACGCGCGCGCGGCGGTGGAGCGGGTAACCATTCGCTCGACAAAGTTGCTCCAGGGCAACGGAACGCGCACGGCCGCCTCGTTTCATCGCGCACTCGGCCATATCATGTGGAATGCGTGCGGCATGGCGCGCCGCCGCGCCGGGCTCCATCACGCGCTGCAGACCATTCCGCCGCTGCGGCACGATTTCTGGCGCCAAGTGGCTATTCCCGGCTCAGGGGAGACGTTCAATCAGCAACTGGAGTATGCCGGGAGGGTGGCGGACTTCCTGGAATTTGCGGAATTGCTGTGCCATGACGCGCTGCATCGCGAAGAATCATGTGGGGCGCATTTCCGTGAGGAGCACCAAACCCCGGACGGCGAGCCGATTCGTGACGACGAACGGTTCGCCTATGTCGCCGCGTGGGAATATCAGCCCGATGGAACGCCGATCCTGCACAAGGAACCGCTGGTCTTTGAATTTGTCAAACCGGCGATGCGGAATTATCAATAG
- a CDS encoding succinate dehydrogenase/fumarate reductase iron-sulfur subunit translates to MHFTLSVWRQRGPDGQGAFVSYPADDISPAMSFLEMLDVVNQRLILKGEEPIAFESDCREGICGACSLVINGIPHGPDRGVATCQLYMRRFIDETVITIEPWRARAFPVIRDLVVDRRALDRIMQAGGYISSNTGGAVDGNTFLIGKDRAETAMDAASCIGCGACVAACRNASAMLFVAAKVSHLAHIPQGGPERARRADAMMKAMDREGFGSCGNQYECEAVCPKSISVHFIATFNREFLRSTIAEPGPLTDAPADPHAEFH, encoded by the coding sequence ATGCACTTCACGTTGAGCGTGTGGCGGCAACGGGGTCCGGACGGCCAAGGCGCGTTCGTGAGCTATCCCGCCGACGATATCAGTCCCGCGATGTCCTTCCTCGAAATGCTGGACGTCGTCAATCAACGGCTCATTCTGAAGGGCGAAGAGCCGATCGCCTTCGAATCCGACTGCCGCGAAGGCATCTGCGGGGCCTGCTCGCTGGTCATCAACGGTATTCCTCATGGCCCCGACCGAGGAGTCGCCACCTGTCAACTCTATATGCGGCGGTTTATTGATGAGACGGTCATCACCATCGAACCCTGGCGTGCCAGAGCCTTTCCCGTGATCCGGGATCTCGTTGTGGACCGCCGGGCATTGGATCGCATCATGCAGGCGGGCGGCTATATTTCTTCGAACACGGGAGGCGCCGTCGACGGCAATACCTTTCTCATCGGCAAGGATCGGGCGGAAACGGCGATGGATGCGGCCTCCTGCATCGGCTGCGGCGCCTGCGTGGCGGCGTGTCGGAATGCGTCGGCCATGTTGTTCGTGGCGGCGAAAGTATCCCACCTGGCTCATATACCCCAGGGCGGACCGGAGCGGGCCAGACGAGCCGATGCGATGATGAAGGCCATGGATCGGGAGGGATTTGGTTCCTGCGGCAACCAATATGAGTGCGAGGCCGTCTGTCCGAAATCGATCAGCGTGCATTTCATCGCCACGTTCAATCGGGAATTCCTCCGATCGACCATCGCCGAACCCGGCCCTCTCACCGATGCGCCGGCCGACCCCCACGCAGAGTTTCATTAA
- a CDS encoding PilZ domain-containing protein: MMSPFSCQHCSCRFMASRIGVVMPEHKTERRQHLRIPVRLYLSFSGGKVRGEGIVMDLSVGGCIIKSDTLVHVDDIFYLEITTDQDQAPLEVAAMVRSVSQRGIAFKFLRAAQENKRLLAFVQSRSVEHHDRLAPKLRAAS, encoded by the coding sequence ATGATGTCCCCCTTCAGTTGCCAGCATTGCAGTTGCCGATTCATGGCTTCCAGGATCGGCGTGGTGATGCCCGAGCACAAAACCGAGCGACGGCAGCATCTCAGGATTCCGGTGCGCCTTTATTTATCATTTTCTGGAGGAAAGGTTCGCGGAGAAGGCATTGTGATGGATCTCTCGGTCGGTGGATGCATCATCAAGAGCGACACGCTGGTTCATGTAGACGATATTTTTTATCTGGAAATCACGACCGACCAGGATCAGGCGCCGCTGGAAGTGGCGGCCATGGTTCGATCCGTCAGTCAGCGGGGTATTGCGTTCAAGTTTCTCCGTGCCGCACAGGAGAACAAGCGCTTGCTGGCCTTCGTCCAATCCCGAAGCGTTGAACATCATGATCGGCTCGCCCCCAAGCTGCGAGCCGCCAGTTAA